A window of the Desulfovulcanus ferrireducens genome harbors these coding sequences:
- a CDS encoding CvpA family protein, with product MNSLDIFFIIVLAFFLLRGIFRGLVQEISSVVGLLLGFFLANKYYSQILPYVTKIIPDKSWAQIASYLGIFLGVMALVVILSIGLKSLLRCAMLGWLDRIGGGGLGLIKASLICSITLLVLTSFLPTNTQFIHESKLAPYVHNVTKILGNFLPQELKEKFNDQDSSIQFFWKEDWIEKLKKEKERFSESR from the coding sequence ATGAACTCTTTGGACATCTTTTTTATAATTGTCCTGGCTTTCTTTTTGCTGAGAGGAATATTTCGCGGACTTGTTCAGGAAATTTCTTCCGTAGTTGGCCTTTTACTAGGATTTTTTCTGGCCAATAAATACTACAGCCAGATTCTTCCCTATGTGACCAAAATTATTCCTGATAAAAGCTGGGCTCAAATTGCAAGCTACCTGGGTATATTTTTGGGGGTCATGGCTCTGGTCGTTATCCTGTCCATAGGCTTAAAAAGCCTTCTCAGATGTGCCATGCTCGGCTGGCTGGACCGGATAGGAGGAGGGGGCCTGGGGTTGATTAAAGCCAGCCTGATTTGCAGTATAACTCTTTTAGTTTTGACTTCGTTTTTGCCAACCAATACCCAATTTATTCACGAGTCAAAACTAGCCCCTTATGTCCATAATGTGACCAAGATATTGGGAAACTTTCTACCCCAGGAACTCAAAGAAAAATTCAATGACCAGGATAGCTCTATACAATTTTTTTGGAAAGAAGATTGGATTGAAAAATTAAAAAAAGAAAAGGAAAGGTTCAGTGAGTCAAGGTAA
- the era gene encoding GTPase Era, whose product MTEITSDFRSGIVALIGPPNAGKSTLLNQIIGEKVAIVSPKPQTTRNQITGILTREDVQIVFLDTPGIHQRKGKLNSFLLKSAWDGLASADVIVFLLDGHLYLQKPQLMERELVPLAERLKKVRNPLFIAVNKVDRVKDKKLLLPLSARLNELMPDVEIFFISARNGDGVQELLAKIIPVLPYGPPLYPEDQISTLPLRFMAAEIIREKLFLSLHKELPYNLAVQVEHWEETETLVKIMATIYVSRSSHKPIVIGHRGQLLKKVGQEARVEIEEIVGKKVYLELWVKIKPKWTENTSFLFSLGLG is encoded by the coding sequence ATGACAGAGATAACATCCGATTTTCGTTCTGGCATCGTTGCTTTGATTGGACCGCCAAATGCTGGCAAGTCAACACTGTTAAATCAGATTATTGGCGAGAAAGTCGCTATTGTCAGTCCAAAACCGCAGACCACCAGAAACCAGATAACCGGAATATTGACACGGGAAGATGTGCAGATAGTTTTTCTGGACACACCCGGAATACATCAGCGCAAAGGCAAGTTGAACTCGTTTTTGCTAAAATCAGCCTGGGATGGCCTGGCTTCTGCTGACGTGATTGTGTTTTTGCTAGATGGCCATCTTTATTTGCAAAAACCACAACTTATGGAGCGCGAACTTGTACCTCTGGCGGAGAGGTTAAAAAAAGTCAGGAATCCCTTGTTTATAGCGGTAAATAAAGTTGACCGGGTAAAAGATAAAAAGCTTCTTTTGCCTTTATCCGCACGTTTAAATGAACTTATGCCAGATGTTGAAATTTTCTTTATTTCTGCTCGGAATGGAGATGGGGTTCAGGAACTGCTTGCCAAGATTATTCCTGTTTTGCCTTATGGACCGCCCCTTTATCCAGAGGACCAGATATCGACACTTCCTTTAAGGTTTATGGCTGCGGAGATAATCAGAGAAAAATTATTCTTGTCTTTGCATAAAGAGTTACCTTACAATTTAGCTGTACAGGTAGAGCATTGGGAGGAAACAGAAACTTTGGTCAAAATCATGGCTACTATCTATGTTTCCCGTTCTTCACACAAACCCATAGTCATTGGCCATAGGGGGCAATTATTGAAAAAAGTAGGGCAGGAGGCCCGGGTGGAAATTGAAGAAATAGTCGGTAAAAAAGTTTACTTAGAATTGTGGGTGAAGATTAAACCTAAGTGGACCGAGAATACATCTTTTTTGTTTTCATTGGGACTGGGGTAA
- a CDS encoding OmpA/MotB family protein, with translation MARKKKKGGGGAASDGWLVTFSDLVTLLLTFFVLLLSMSSLDKSVVQEVVSIFTERTAFLSEKSAGKVAHRFKVLQKLVAKKWEILENEQRIKDLLFPDEVLPKEISRSTLEKNLRLLVRPEGVALVLTDKLLFPLGGTKLTPAARKILKEVATLVSIWPAPVNIAGYTDNIPARIRDNYDISGERALAVLTFFLKQGLESSRLSISAYGPNFPVADNNTELGRAQNRRVEILFKTYNYSYL, from the coding sequence GTGGCTAGAAAGAAGAAAAAGGGGGGAGGCGGCGCAGCCAGTGATGGTTGGCTGGTGACATTTTCAGATTTGGTCACTCTTTTGTTGACCTTTTTTGTTCTCCTTTTGAGCATGTCTAGTCTTGATAAAAGTGTGGTCCAGGAAGTTGTTTCTATTTTTACAGAAAGAACAGCTTTTTTGTCTGAAAAATCAGCGGGTAAGGTTGCCCATCGCTTTAAAGTCTTGCAGAAGTTGGTGGCAAAGAAATGGGAAATTTTGGAAAATGAGCAAAGAATCAAGGACTTGCTTTTCCCTGATGAGGTTTTGCCCAAAGAGATTTCGAGGAGTACTCTGGAGAAAAATTTGCGTCTATTAGTCAGGCCAGAAGGAGTGGCTCTTGTCCTGACTGATAAGTTGTTGTTCCCATTAGGAGGGACTAAATTGACTCCTGCTGCCAGGAAAATATTGAAGGAAGTTGCCACATTGGTTTCCATCTGGCCAGCTCCTGTCAATATTGCTGGCTACACAGATAATATCCCGGCCAGAATTAGAGATAATTATGATATTTCCGGGGAAAGGGCTTTGGCTGTGTTAACTTTTTTTTTAAAACAAGGTCTTGAAAGTTCAAGGCTCTCCATTTCTGCCTATGGTCCGAATTTCCCTGTGGCTGATAACAATACAGAGTTGGGTCGGGCGCAAAATAGAAGAGTGGAGATTTTATTTAAAACATATAATTATAGCTATTTGTAA
- a CDS encoding flagellar motor protein MotB: protein MAKKKEKQKDGEGMPAWLVTFSDMMTLLLTFFVLLLSMASLTDERKKKVALGSLVGSFGLGKRALDVLGTKQGPKMVEPGAMEDYDDLEALKPLLWDDKNEDLNFIANRFIQVLTINTDMLFEPGQVQLTAQGKRLLDKMIPVLKKIQYPLLLTGHTSTLRDEIGPDYLKVMKTGEIDPSWKLSLLRVLNVYRYFLSQGIEPEKVRVEAFGKYRPRYSNQRASGRKKNRRVEIVLDKRNQSWAHTALSKVKVRQKIDRNRYIYKDFIFELNSTR, encoded by the coding sequence ATGGCAAAAAAAAAAGAAAAACAAAAAGATGGCGAAGGTATGCCTGCCTGGTTGGTCACCTTCTCTGATATGATGACTTTGCTTTTGACTTTTTTTGTTTTGCTTTTGAGCATGGCCTCACTTACTGATGAACGGAAAAAAAAAGTAGCCTTGGGCTCACTGGTCGGTTCTTTTGGGTTGGGAAAGAGAGCTTTGGATGTACTGGGCACAAAGCAAGGTCCTAAAATGGTTGAGCCAGGCGCGATGGAGGATTATGACGACCTGGAGGCGCTAAAGCCTTTACTCTGGGATGACAAAAACGAGGATTTAAACTTTATAGCCAACAGGTTTATTCAGGTTTTGACTATTAATACAGATATGCTCTTTGAGCCTGGGCAGGTTCAATTAACAGCCCAGGGAAAAAGGCTTTTAGACAAGATGATACCTGTGCTCAAAAAAATACAATATCCACTTCTTTTGACAGGACATACTTCTACTTTAAGAGATGAAATCGGTCCGGACTATTTGAAGGTAATGAAAACGGGGGAGATTGATCCTTCCTGGAAGTTATCATTACTAAGAGTTTTAAATGTATACCGTTATTTTTTGAGTCAGGGGATTGAACCGGAAAAGGTGCGTGTTGAGGCTTTTGGCAAATATCGACCACGCTACAGTAATCAAAGGGCATCAGGTCGAAAAAAGAATCGACGAGTGGAAATTGTTTTGGACAAGCGTAATCAGTCTTGGGCACATACTGCTTTAAGTAAAGTTAAGGTGCGCCAAAAAATTGATCGAAACAGGTATATATATAAGGATTTTATTTTTGAATTAAACTCCACAAGATGA
- a CDS encoding YggS family pyridoxal phosphate-dependent enzyme → MNSTNTELISRWKKVVQEVSEACVKSGRRPEEVTLIAVSKKHTAQAISTLAREGQVDFGENYVQEALAKIEELSPLQLRWHFIGRLQTNKVKYVLGKFVLIHTLDSEKLAQVLHRKAESLGVMQPVLIQVNIGQEAQKSGVSEDNLFPLVERVLALDNLKLQGLMALPPFFEQAERVRPYFVRLRKLKEEVERRFELRLPHLSMGMTNDFVQAIAEGATLVRIGTRIFGPR, encoded by the coding sequence ATGAACTCTACAAACACGGAATTGATTAGCAGATGGAAGAAGGTTGTCCAGGAAGTTAGTGAGGCGTGTGTAAAAAGTGGCCGCAGGCCAGAAGAAGTGACATTGATCGCGGTTTCTAAGAAACACACTGCGCAAGCTATATCTACTTTGGCGAGGGAGGGACAGGTAGATTTCGGGGAAAATTATGTCCAGGAGGCCCTGGCCAAAATAGAGGAGTTAAGTCCTTTACAATTAAGGTGGCATTTTATTGGTCGTTTACAGACTAACAAGGTTAAGTATGTTTTGGGCAAATTCGTACTCATTCATACTTTGGATTCGGAAAAGTTGGCGCAAGTGTTGCATAGAAAAGCTGAGTCCCTCGGTGTAATGCAGCCGGTTCTTATTCAAGTAAATATTGGTCAGGAAGCGCAAAAATCCGGTGTTAGTGAAGACAATCTTTTTCCTTTAGTGGAACGGGTGTTGGCTTTAGATAACCTTAAACTACAGGGGTTAATGGCTTTACCTCCTTTTTTTGAACAAGCAGAGAGGGTCAGACCTTATTTTGTGCGTTTAAGGAAATTGAAAGAAGAAGTGGAACGAAGATTTGAGCTTAGACTCCCACATTTATCTATGGGTATGACTAATGATTTTGTTCAGGCTATAGCGGAAGGAGCAACCCTTGTCAGAATAGGTACCAGAATTTTTGGGCCGCGCTAG
- a CDS encoding HD-GYP domain-containing protein, which yields MIKEPQIDLFDLIISLSKAMDLVSPAVVNHHMQVAYIAVNIATEMNLPPEEQRNLMLAGALHDSGAISMKDKMDALHFEFENPHQHAELGYLLLKKFTPLSQTANLVRFHHVPWNYGGGAEFNGIEVPIGSHIIHLADRVAVTVNKEQEILGQVERITKLIKKHSGKLFAPDTVDAFESLSAKEYFWLDITSSSISTTLRRQVKTDPVSLGPELLLGLSKLFSRIIDFRSRFTATHSSGVAASAEALARLAGFSKRECLMMRVAGYLHDLGKLAVPPEILEKPGKLTKEEFAIIRSHTFYTYRCLEPITELEIINSWASFHHERLDGKGYPFHHKGEDLSLGARIMAVADVFTAITEDRPYRKGMSIDRALQILDQMANSSILDPYIVSLLKAHCDEVNDLRKTAQIKAIEEYQRFSATSKALV from the coding sequence ATGATAAAAGAACCCCAGATTGATCTATTCGATTTGATTATAAGCCTATCAAAAGCAATGGATTTGGTTAGTCCAGCTGTGGTCAATCACCATATGCAGGTAGCTTATATCGCTGTTAATATAGCTACAGAAATGAACCTGCCCCCTGAAGAACAGAGGAATCTGATGTTGGCGGGAGCATTACATGATAGCGGCGCTATCTCGATGAAAGACAAAATGGACGCCCTGCACTTTGAGTTTGAAAATCCTCACCAACACGCTGAGCTAGGTTATCTGCTTCTCAAAAAGTTTACACCCCTTTCCCAAACAGCCAACCTCGTACGATTCCATCATGTTCCTTGGAATTATGGCGGAGGTGCTGAGTTTAACGGAATAGAGGTGCCTATAGGCAGCCATATTATCCACCTGGCCGATCGGGTTGCCGTGACTGTAAACAAAGAACAAGAAATCCTCGGACAAGTTGAGCGGATTACTAAGCTAATCAAAAAACACTCCGGGAAACTGTTTGCTCCGGACACTGTAGATGCTTTTGAAAGCTTGAGTGCCAAAGAGTATTTCTGGCTGGATATCACGTCATCTTCTATAAGTACGACTTTACGTCGCCAGGTAAAAACGGACCCGGTTAGCCTGGGACCAGAGTTGCTCCTGGGCTTAAGCAAGCTGTTTTCTAGGATTATCGATTTTAGAAGTCGATTCACAGCTACTCACTCCAGCGGAGTGGCAGCCAGTGCAGAAGCATTGGCCAGACTCGCAGGATTCTCTAAGCGTGAATGCCTAATGATGCGGGTGGCTGGCTATCTGCATGACTTAGGAAAACTGGCTGTACCTCCAGAAATATTGGAAAAGCCTGGAAAATTAACAAAAGAAGAGTTTGCTATAATTCGTAGCCATACCTTCTACACTTACCGGTGTCTCGAGCCAATAACCGAACTCGAAATTATCAATAGTTGGGCTTCCTTTCACCACGAACGTCTAGACGGTAAAGGCTACCCTTTTCATCACAAAGGGGAAGATTTGTCGTTAGGTGCCAGGATTATGGCGGTTGCGGATGTATTTACTGCCATTACAGAGGATCGGCCCTATAGGAAAGGAATGAGTATAGACAGAGCTTTGCAAATCCTTGACCAGATGGCGAACAGCTCGATTCTGGACCCCTATATCGTCTCGCTGTTGAAAGCCCATTGCGATGAGGTTAATGATTTGCGTAAAACTGCTCAAATAAAGGCAATAGAAGAATATCAAAGATTTTCTGCAACTTCGAAAGCCTTGGTTTAA
- a CDS encoding motility protein A yields MDLATIIGIVLSFGLVVAAIVVGGSPMIFVNVPSMLIVVGGTIGATLVNYPLGHVLGVVGVIKNTFFNKLDSPTKVIEQFIDYANKARREGILSLEPLIKDIKDGYLRKGLQLTVDGLEPQTIQEIMETEISYLEERHETGAEILAIMGGFAPAMGMIGTVIGLVQMLQTMNDPSTIGPSMAVALITTFYGAILSNLVFNPMAGKLKTRSKEEVLIKEMMLEGILSISKGENPRIVEEKLNSYLPPKLRKSSE; encoded by the coding sequence ATGGATCTGGCCACCATAATTGGTATTGTTCTTTCTTTTGGCTTAGTTGTTGCTGCTATTGTGGTCGGGGGCAGCCCCATGATTTTTGTCAACGTGCCTTCTATGCTTATAGTTGTTGGCGGAACCATCGGGGCGACATTGGTCAATTATCCTTTGGGTCATGTTCTAGGGGTTGTTGGGGTAATAAAAAACACTTTTTTTAATAAACTGGATAGCCCAACCAAGGTTATTGAACAATTTATTGACTATGCCAATAAGGCCCGGCGGGAAGGCATTTTGTCTTTGGAACCGCTTATAAAAGATATTAAAGATGGATATTTACGTAAAGGCCTGCAGTTGACGGTTGATGGTTTAGAGCCGCAGACCATTCAAGAAATAATGGAGACAGAGATTTCTTATCTGGAGGAGAGACACGAGACAGGTGCAGAGATTTTGGCCATTATGGGAGGATTTGCCCCGGCCATGGGAATGATTGGAACGGTTATCGGGTTGGTTCAGATGCTTCAGACCATGAATGATCCCAGTACAATTGGGCCTTCTATGGCTGTAGCCCTTATTACCACATTTTACGGAGCTATTTTGTCCAACCTGGTATTTAACCCAATGGCTGGTAAGCTTAAAACCAGAAGTAAAGAGGAGGTGTTGATCAAAGAGATGATGTTAGAGGGTATCCTGTCTATTTCAAAAGGGGAAAATCCCAGGATTGTTGAAGAAAAGTTAAATAGTTATCTGCCTCCCAAGTTGCGCAAGAGTTCTGAATAA
- a CDS encoding TIGR03960 family B12-binding radical SAM protein — MKELLPFFIRPSHYLGNEINSVHKDKRDVQVHMALAFPDLYEVGMAYMGQRILYEVVNARPEFWAERVFAPSREVAEVLQSRNVPLSTLESDTPLKELDCLSFSLTHELAYTNVLYMLDLAGIPFRASERGQNFPLVIAGGGGTFNAEPMAPFLDLIVVGDGEEILVQILEVIKEGKAAGLSKGEILYQLRTYPGVYIPAYFDTSAESPHILVPVYSDYTRVEKCIVSDLNKVIFPTKQIIPYGKVVHDRFAVEIARGCTRGCRFCQAGVVYRPVRERGVENIARLIDEGLDQTGFEDLSFLSLSTGDFSALEHLFVKTYARCAQEQVAISLPSLRVGSVSENMMQLMARIRRTGATLAPEAGTQRLRDVINKGITEAELLDHCRKLFDLGWSSIKLYFMIGLPTETEEDLEGILDLCLKVLGTAKTKKRIQVTASISPFVPKPHTPFQWEEQIGLEEIHKRIKFLQKIFRLFNKLNLKWHKPEMSVLEGVFSRGGRELADSLEEAYRRGAIFTSWADHVNYPLWQKIFQEKGIDIHKYLGPREYDQPLPWDHILSGVDKRFLLKELNRAKQGKITKDCRYHPCRCCGVCNFDAHKSSLSVQAAKKEIKPILNLCKPDQDQKRDFSPGDKEDLGLKKAHIRLWYEKLGLSVYLSQLEVQKVLERAMRRAKWPLSFSSGFHPLPLLSFGRALPVGIGSKAEWVNVYLRQLIDKDRLLQSLNAELPEGMKALYIEDLSLAKKQAQALWEDFEITFLGPADWIKSLQEKWNEFVSSKEFIREKKGKKKSKKIDLRALVESGSFEQDVLKVRFSWQEIYLNPLFIVDCIFPELEPNQFQMVKTRQLFS; from the coding sequence ATGAAAGAATTGCTTCCCTTTTTTATCCGTCCGAGTCACTATTTAGGTAATGAAATTAACAGTGTGCACAAGGATAAACGTGATGTCCAGGTGCATATGGCCTTGGCCTTTCCTGACTTATATGAAGTAGGCATGGCCTATATGGGGCAGAGGATTTTGTACGAAGTGGTCAATGCTCGACCAGAGTTTTGGGCGGAAAGGGTCTTTGCCCCATCAAGGGAAGTAGCAGAGGTTTTACAATCCAGGAACGTTCCCTTGTCTACTTTGGAATCAGACACCCCTCTAAAGGAACTGGATTGCCTGTCCTTTAGCCTTACCCATGAACTGGCATACACCAATGTGCTTTATATGCTTGATCTAGCAGGGATACCCTTTCGGGCCAGTGAGCGAGGCCAGAATTTTCCTCTGGTGATTGCTGGCGGCGGAGGGACTTTTAATGCGGAACCCATGGCTCCCTTCCTGGACCTTATTGTCGTTGGGGATGGAGAGGAGATTCTGGTCCAGATTTTGGAGGTAATAAAAGAGGGAAAAGCGGCCGGATTATCCAAGGGCGAGATTTTGTACCAGTTAAGAACTTATCCAGGAGTGTACATCCCGGCATACTTTGATACTTCAGCAGAAAGCCCTCATATTTTGGTCCCTGTTTATTCGGATTATACACGGGTTGAAAAATGTATCGTCTCAGATTTAAATAAGGTCATCTTTCCAACGAAGCAGATAATACCTTATGGAAAGGTGGTGCATGATCGCTTTGCAGTGGAAATAGCCAGAGGGTGTACCAGGGGGTGCAGATTTTGCCAGGCGGGTGTGGTTTATCGGCCAGTAAGAGAAAGAGGTGTGGAAAATATTGCCCGGCTTATTGATGAGGGGTTGGACCAGACTGGTTTTGAGGATCTTTCTTTCTTGTCTTTGAGCACAGGAGACTTTTCCGCCTTAGAACATCTTTTTGTAAAGACCTATGCAAGGTGTGCTCAGGAACAGGTAGCCATATCCCTGCCCTCTTTAAGGGTCGGGTCTGTCAGTGAAAATATGATGCAACTTATGGCCAGGATCAGGAGAACAGGAGCTACCCTCGCCCCGGAAGCCGGTACACAGCGTCTGAGGGACGTCATTAATAAGGGGATCACGGAAGCAGAGCTTTTGGACCATTGTCGGAAATTGTTTGATTTGGGCTGGAGTTCAATCAAACTCTATTTCATGATTGGTCTCCCCACAGAGACAGAAGAGGATCTGGAAGGAATACTGGATTTATGCCTGAAAGTTTTGGGCACTGCGAAAACAAAAAAGAGAATTCAGGTTACGGCTTCTATATCTCCCTTCGTGCCCAAACCACATACTCCCTTTCAATGGGAGGAACAGATTGGGCTTGAGGAGATCCACAAGCGTATTAAATTTTTGCAGAAAATTTTCAGGTTGTTTAATAAACTCAACTTGAAATGGCATAAACCCGAAATGAGCGTTTTGGAGGGAGTGTTTTCTCGAGGCGGACGGGAACTGGCTGACTCCCTGGAAGAGGCTTATAGGCGCGGCGCAATTTTTACCAGTTGGGCTGACCATGTAAATTATCCTCTCTGGCAGAAAATTTTTCAAGAGAAGGGAATAGATATCCATAAGTATCTTGGCCCGAGAGAATATGACCAGCCCCTGCCCTGGGACCATATTTTAAGTGGGGTGGATAAGAGGTTTTTACTCAAGGAACTAAATAGGGCCAAGCAGGGGAAAATTACCAAGGACTGCCGTTACCATCCATGCCGGTGTTGTGGTGTGTGCAATTTTGATGCGCACAAAAGCAGCTTGAGCGTGCAGGCTGCAAAAAAAGAAATTAAGCCTATTTTGAATTTGTGCAAGCCGGATCAGGACCAGAAAAGGGATTTTAGTCCGGGCGATAAAGAAGACTTGGGGTTGAAGAAAGCCCATATAAGACTTTGGTATGAGAAGTTGGGACTAAGTGTATACTTGAGTCAACTGGAAGTACAAAAAGTCCTGGAGCGGGCTATGCGCCGGGCAAAATGGCCACTTAGCTTTTCTTCAGGATTTCACCCTTTACCGTTGCTTTCTTTTGGCAGGGCTTTGCCCGTTGGTATTGGCAGCAAAGCCGAATGGGTCAATGTTTATCTGCGCCAGCTAATAGACAAGGATAGATTGCTTCAAAGTTTGAATGCTGAGTTGCCTGAAGGAATGAAGGCGCTTTACATCGAGGACTTGTCTTTGGCTAAAAAACAGGCTCAAGCCTTGTGGGAAGATTTCGAGATTACTTTCTTGGGGCCTGCAGATTGGATAAAGAGCTTACAAGAGAAATGGAATGAGTTTGTAAGCTCAAAAGAATTTATTCGGGAGAAAAAGGGAAAAAAGAAGAGCAAAAAGATTGATCTTCGAGCTTTGGTGGAGTCAGGTAGCTTTGAGCAGGATGTGCTTAAAGTGAGGTTTTCATGGCAGGAAATATACTTGAACCCTTTGTTTATTGTAGACTGCATTTTTCCGGAACTTGAACCGAACCAATTTCAAATGGTCAAGACAAGGCAATTATTTAGTTAA
- the mazG gene encoding nucleoside triphosphate pyrophosphohydrolase: MSQGKALQEILEVIDTLLGPNGCPWDKKQTPDSLCDYLIEETFELVTAIRNKDLDEIQEELGDVFFLLFFIARLYQDKFSLEQTFKLNAAKMIKRHPHVFGDKKIEDIEELLVTWEKIKKEEKEQKDKQESVFASIPPTLPPLLRAYRINSKAARIGFTWPKDVDQEHKLLEEWQEWLKAKASKDQDKMEEEFGDYLFSLTEYARRNSIKPNSALDKANNKFLHRFQAMEELATQKGIDLSQASIEEMDRLWEEVKKICG; the protein is encoded by the coding sequence GTGAGTCAAGGTAAAGCATTACAAGAAATTCTTGAAGTTATTGACACTCTCTTGGGGCCAAACGGCTGCCCCTGGGACAAAAAACAAACACCGGATAGTCTTTGTGACTATCTTATTGAGGAGACCTTTGAACTGGTTACGGCCATTCGCAATAAGGACCTGGATGAAATCCAGGAGGAACTAGGCGATGTTTTCTTTCTGCTCTTTTTTATTGCCCGTTTGTATCAAGACAAGTTTTCTCTGGAACAAACCTTTAAACTTAATGCAGCTAAAATGATCAAGCGGCACCCTCATGTCTTTGGAGACAAAAAAATTGAGGATATAGAAGAGCTCTTAGTGACCTGGGAAAAGATTAAAAAAGAAGAAAAAGAACAAAAAGACAAACAAGAATCTGTTTTTGCCTCTATTCCTCCTACCCTTCCTCCTCTGCTTCGTGCATATCGAATTAATTCCAAGGCCGCGCGCATTGGCTTTACCTGGCCCAAAGACGTTGACCAGGAACATAAATTGCTTGAAGAATGGCAGGAATGGCTCAAAGCCAAGGCATCAAAAGACCAAGACAAGATGGAAGAAGAGTTTGGGGATTATCTGTTTAGCCTTACTGAATATGCCCGCAGAAACAGCATAAAACCCAATAGTGCTCTGGACAAGGCGAACAACAAATTCCTGCACAGGTTTCAGGCCATGGAAGAATTGGCGACCCAAAAAGGCATAGACCTTTCACAAGCCTCAATAGAGGAAATGGATAGACTATGGGAAGAAGTGAAGAAAATATGTGGTTAA